Genomic segment of Candidatus Binatus sp.:
ATCGTGCTCTCGTTCGTGGTGTCGGGATTCGCGTGCGCGATGGCGGCGCTGTGCTACGCGGAGTTCGCAGCGATGATCCCGGTGGCGGGCAGCGCGTATTCATATTCGTACGCGACGATGGGCGAGCTGGTCGGCTGGATCATCGGATGGGACCTGGTGCTCGAGTACGCGGTCGCCGCGGCGGCCGTTGCGGTGGGATGGTCGGGGTACCTTACCGTCATCCTGCACGGGGTCGGGATTCATTTGCCGATCGCGATAACGAATGCGCCCGGGTCGGTTCCCGGCGCGATCATCAACCTGCCCGCGCTGCTGATCGTGATGCTGGTCACCTGGGTGCTGTACATCGGGATATCGGAAAGCGCGCGGATCAATTCGATCATCGTGGCGGTGAAACTGATCGTGGTCGGCGCCGTGATAGTCGTCGGCGCGTTTTTCGTGCGGCCGGAGAACTGGAGTCCGTTCGCCCCGATGGGATGGAGCGGAGTGATGAAAGGCGCGGCGGTGATCTTCTTCGCGTACATCGGGTTCGACGCGGTCTCGACGGCCGCGGAGGAAGTCATCGATCCGAAGCGCGACCTGCCGCTCGGCATCCTCGGTTCGCTGTTGGTCTGCACGGTGCTTTATATCCTGGTCGCGGGGGTGTTGACCGGGATGGTGCCGGCGCACCTGATCGACGTGAACGCGCCGCTGGCGTCGGCGTTCGTGCTGCGCGGGATGCATGCGTTGTCGGGATTTATCTCGCTGGGCGCGGTTGCGGGGCTGACCTCGGTGCTGCTGGTGATGATGCTCGGGCAGTCGCGGGTTTTTTTCGCCGTGTCGCGCGACGGCCTGCTGCCGCCAGCCTTTACCCGGATTCATCCGAAGTATCGCACGCCGTACATACCGACCACGCTGACCGGAATCGGAGTCGGAATCGCGGCGGCGCTGCTGCCGATCCAGGAAATCGCGGAGCTGACGAATATCGGGACGCTGTTCGCGTTCGTGCTGGTATGCTTCGGCGTGTGGATCCTGCGCCACGCCGAGCCGGACTTGAAGCGCCCGTTCCGCACGCCGCTGGTGCCGCTGGTGCCGATTTTAGGCATCGTCTTCTGCCTTTACCTGATGGCGAATCTGCCGCTGGTTACGTGGATTCGTTTTTTCGTCTGGCTGGCGATCGGGCTGGTTATCTATTTCAGTTACGGCCGCTTCCACAGCCGGGTGCAGATCAACGCCGTCGCGCGCGCCCGTGGGCACGGGTAGCCAGTATTAAGACCCGTTGGCACGGGGCTTTTATTGGCCGGAGCGATTGGCGGCCTTCTGTGCGGCTGCTGCGGCGGCGGAGGCGGCGGCGCGGGTCTGGGCGGCCTTTTCCATCGCGGCCTTGTGCTGCTCGCCGCGAGCGAGGTTCTGTCTCATCTGCCTGGCGCCCGCGACGCCGAGGTCCTGCGATTCCCACTTGGGCTTGGCGATGGAGACCCATTGTCCTGCGTCAAGCTCGTAGGTGAAGACCAGGTACTTGAGCTTGCCGGTGGCGAGGCCCTTGGCGGTTCCCTTCTTGGTTGGGTCGTACTCGACGCCGCCGAGCTTGCAGCTCACGACCAGATGATTATGCGGGCCGTAGGTCGGCAGGTACTCGAACTTTTGCTGCAAATCGAGGTACAGCTGGCCCTTGGCCTTTTTTTCATCCTGCTCGGCAAAGTAAGGCTCGGCGACATCGGAAAGTTTATCCTGGAGCGACTGCTGGAGGGCAGGCGAGAGGTCTTTCTGCGCACGCGCGTGTCGCAAGTCCATCGCGTATGCACGCG
This window contains:
- a CDS encoding amino acid permease codes for the protein MNGTGLRAQLFRRKPAAALMAEAESRSGGLKRALGALDLTLLGIGAIVGAGIFVLTGVAAARYAGPAIVLSFVVSGFACAMAALCYAEFAAMIPVAGSAYSYSYATMGELVGWIIGWDLVLEYAVAAAAVAVGWSGYLTVILHGVGIHLPIAITNAPGSVPGAIINLPALLIVMLVTWVLYIGISESARINSIIVAVKLIVVGAVIVVGAFFVRPENWSPFAPMGWSGVMKGAAVIFFAYIGFDAVSTAAEEVIDPKRDLPLGILGSLLVCTVLYILVAGVLTGMVPAHLIDVNAPLASAFVLRGMHALSGFISLGAVAGLTSVLLVMMLGQSRVFFAVSRDGLLPPAFTRIHPKYRTPYIPTTLTGIGVGIAAALLPIQEIAELTNIGTLFAFVLVCFGVWILRHAEPDLKRPFRTPLVPLVPILGIVFCLYLMANLPLVTWIRFFVWLAIGLVIYFSYGRFHSRVQINAVARARGHG